One segment of Rubripirellula amarantea DNA contains the following:
- a CDS encoding coiled-coil domain-containing protein, translated as MMKRSLFLVFCVFLAWQHVAMGPSFGVPFASGQDDSAQEGGDEAALAQRQLGVANRYQRLEELLLRLADVEAAENPERAALLRRAARQSRDKFVLEKLQTASESLRNQEFQKAVESQGDAQEQLASLLKLLMSEDRSKRIRDEKERYAKLIKDLKRNLNNQRSARARTENGADLKQVEKEQKDVTQRSQELNDRMKDEGDENASDFESDDQAKPEDQAADSESKSGDDESNDGQTKEPGEMQQGESEQSESEQSESKQGKSKEGESKEAESKESPSAESESQQGESQQGESQQGESQQGEQQQGQSQQSDQSQPQTPEQPKTPEQEVQQQLEQAIKKMQQAEEELKKAQREPATEKQREAEENLRAAIDRLEQILRQLREEEMQRELAKLESRLRKMAQMQVDVLEKTKLLASVPKSQRDRTTDLKAGDLAFDEKKITLEADRAMLLLREEGSSVAFPEVVSQIRADTARVAERLARAQIDTVTQGIQQDILAALEEMIAALQKAQRDLEKQRQEQQQGQPGQPGQGEQPLVEAIAELKLLRTMETRIKSTTDRYSGLLESGESSGDEVLPLLQDLSERQNRLYQITRDLVLKRNQ; from the coding sequence ATGATGAAGCGATCACTGTTCTTAGTTTTCTGTGTGTTCCTAGCATGGCAGCACGTCGCGATGGGGCCGAGTTTCGGTGTCCCTTTCGCTTCAGGTCAAGACGATTCGGCGCAAGAAGGTGGTGACGAAGCCGCGCTGGCGCAGCGTCAATTGGGCGTGGCAAATCGCTATCAGCGGTTAGAAGAGCTTCTGTTGCGTTTGGCTGATGTTGAAGCGGCGGAGAACCCCGAGCGGGCTGCCCTGCTTCGTCGAGCAGCACGCCAATCTCGCGATAAGTTTGTGCTCGAAAAATTGCAAACTGCGTCCGAATCGCTCCGAAATCAAGAGTTCCAGAAGGCGGTTGAAAGTCAGGGCGACGCTCAGGAGCAACTGGCATCGCTGCTGAAATTATTGATGAGTGAAGATCGCAGCAAGCGAATCCGTGATGAGAAGGAGCGATATGCCAAGTTGATCAAAGATCTGAAACGGAATTTGAACAACCAGCGTAGTGCTCGCGCTCGCACTGAAAATGGTGCTGATCTCAAGCAAGTCGAGAAGGAGCAGAAAGACGTCACCCAACGAAGTCAGGAACTCAACGACCGCATGAAGGATGAGGGCGACGAGAACGCGAGCGATTTTGAATCGGACGATCAAGCGAAGCCAGAGGATCAGGCCGCCGACTCGGAATCAAAGTCAGGCGATGATGAGTCAAACGATGGCCAAACCAAAGAGCCTGGAGAGATGCAACAGGGCGAATCTGAGCAGAGTGAGTCTGAGCAGAGTGAGTCGAAGCAGGGTAAGTCGAAGGAAGGTGAATCCAAAGAAGCTGAGTCCAAGGAGTCACCGTCCGCTGAGTCTGAATCCCAGCAAGGCGAATCCCAGCAAGGCGAATCCCAGCAAGGCGAATCTCAGCAGGGCGAACAGCAACAGGGCCAGTCACAGCAGTCTGACCAATCGCAGCCCCAGACCCCTGAGCAGCCTAAGACCCCCGAGCAAGAAGTTCAGCAGCAGCTTGAGCAAGCGATTAAGAAAATGCAGCAGGCCGAGGAGGAACTGAAAAAAGCTCAGCGTGAACCCGCTACCGAGAAACAGCGTGAAGCCGAAGAAAATCTGCGAGCCGCCATCGATCGACTTGAGCAAATCCTGCGTCAGCTTCGCGAAGAGGAGATGCAGAGGGAACTTGCCAAGTTGGAATCGAGGCTTCGGAAAATGGCTCAAATGCAAGTCGACGTGCTCGAGAAGACCAAGTTGCTCGCTTCGGTTCCCAAGTCTCAGCGTGACCGGACTACGGATTTGAAGGCGGGGGATCTGGCATTCGACGAAAAAAAAATCACCCTCGAAGCGGACCGAGCCATGCTTTTGTTGCGGGAAGAAGGCTCAAGTGTCGCGTTTCCAGAAGTTGTTTCCCAAATTCGTGCCGATACTGCTCGAGTGGCTGAACGACTGGCGAGAGCTCAAATTGACACTGTGACTCAGGGGATCCAGCAGGACATCCTGGCGGCTTTGGAAGAGATGATTGCCGCCCTACAGAAGGCCCAGCGGGATTTAGAGAAGCAACGTCAGGAGCAACAACAGGGCCAGCCCGGCCAACCCGGACAAGGCGAACAGCCGTTGGTGGAGGCAATTGCGGAGCTGAAACTGCTGCGGACCATGGAAACTCGGATTAAATCCACCACGGATCGCTATTCGGGGCTGCTAGAATCAGGTGAGTCGTCTGGAGACGAAGTTTTGCCGTTATTGCAAGATCTCTCCGAACGGCAAAACCGTCTGTACCAGATCACTCGAGATTTGGTATTGAAGAGGAACCAATGA
- a CDS encoding CAP domain-containing protein yields MQRIVSLVVLSLGSLSALSISSLSAEGIVYSTGPHTVGPSSITMHSPVPAMSTVVQSSGAVCPKCGKVHGSSSQSANQQVTYTAPTSANPTFNSGNGSRGAGALQGGGSIQNVLSTLNAQRARQGIGSLRYDPSLQAVAERRAQMMASMSLKSHPPGSYAPGTYEGVGWSSSYSPSGVSACFTSDPRMQVAGAAMATGRDGVYFAVVYR; encoded by the coding sequence ATGCAACGGATTGTTTCGTTGGTTGTTTTGAGTTTGGGTTCGCTTTCGGCACTTAGCATTTCATCGCTTTCAGCCGAAGGCATCGTTTATTCCACCGGACCGCATACCGTCGGTCCTTCCTCTATCACCATGCACTCGCCGGTTCCGGCGATGTCCACCGTCGTGCAAAGTTCTGGTGCGGTGTGTCCCAAGTGCGGTAAGGTTCATGGGTCTAGTAGTCAGTCGGCCAACCAGCAGGTGACCTATACGGCACCCACTTCGGCGAATCCGACCTTTAATTCAGGCAATGGTTCGCGTGGTGCTGGGGCCCTCCAAGGTGGAGGTTCCATTCAAAATGTACTTTCGACCTTGAACGCGCAACGGGCTCGACAAGGAATCGGCAGCCTGCGATATGATCCTTCTCTGCAAGCGGTAGCCGAGCGACGCGCTCAAATGATGGCATCAATGAGCTTGAAGAGTCATCCACCAGGATCTTATGCTCCCGGAACCTACGAAGGTGTCGGATGGTCCAGTTCGTACTCGCCGTCAGGAGTGTCGGCATGTTTCACCAGCGATCCTCGCATGCAAGTCGCCGGAGCAGCGATGGCTACGGGGCGAGACGGCGTTTACTTTGCCGTCGTTTATCGCTAG
- the fusA gene encoding elongation factor G, whose product MASDISKIRNIGIIAHIDAGKTTVTERMLYLSGAKHRVGRVDHGTTDTDDDPEEQERGITIFSACVKYSWNAFNINLLDTPGHVDFTAEVERCLRVLDGAVVVFSAREGVEAQSETVWRQADRYSVPRIVFINKMDREGASFESVLNDIGPRLGGKPVPIEIPVGEGPSHVKDPFRGVIDLIDLKMLEFDPSTEGKEVREKEIPAELLDDAKLWREQMLEAVYDLSEEAALMAMEEKEVPREMIIAALRSGVIERKIQVLLCGSALHGIGVQPLMTAVGNFLPSPLDRPPVEGIDPKKPETTLIRKPDPSEPFCGLVFKILPAKTGDNYWIRVYSGVLKQNSRVQCPNRNKKENIAQIWQIHATKKDRDGQTDSVTAGDIACVIGPRFAITGDTVCDSSALIELPSINFAESVLSMAIEPESTADKKKLEEALDMLRRQDPTFHAQENEESGQTLISGMGELHLEVIQHRLTRDFGLNVKFYKPRVNYRETIGGSADVVGVCNRQMGATQMFARLSVKISPLDNPSAPVLVFDRLPPDAPISNTVRDAAMNELRERAAGGGLLAGFPLSGVKLEAYAAEVAEEGSDEIAFRIAAGDAFDRGLEEAGPVLLEPVMKVEVTTPDNYMGELVGDLQQRRAIIAGTESRGEMTVITAHAPLKEMFGYSGAVRSLSQGRAGSSMEPLGYQPAPKADADAFLM is encoded by the coding sequence ATGGCCTCCGACATATCCAAAATTCGCAACATCGGCATCATCGCGCACATCGACGCGGGGAAAACCACCGTGACCGAGCGAATGTTGTACCTGTCCGGAGCCAAGCATCGCGTCGGACGTGTTGACCACGGTACCACCGATACCGATGACGACCCCGAGGAACAAGAGCGTGGCATCACGATCTTTAGTGCCTGTGTGAAGTACTCTTGGAACGCCTTCAACATCAACCTGCTCGATACACCGGGGCACGTTGACTTCACCGCCGAAGTGGAACGCTGCCTACGTGTTCTCGACGGCGCGGTTGTTGTGTTCTCGGCCCGCGAAGGTGTTGAAGCACAAAGCGAAACGGTATGGCGACAAGCTGACCGCTACAGCGTTCCGCGAATCGTTTTCATCAACAAGATGGACCGCGAAGGTGCAAGTTTTGAAAGCGTCTTGAACGACATTGGACCTCGCCTGGGTGGCAAACCGGTCCCGATCGAAATCCCCGTCGGCGAAGGCCCTTCGCACGTCAAAGATCCATTCCGAGGCGTGATTGATCTGATCGACCTGAAAATGCTTGAATTCGATCCGAGCACCGAGGGCAAAGAAGTTCGTGAAAAGGAAATTCCAGCCGAATTGCTCGACGACGCCAAACTGTGGCGAGAGCAGATGCTCGAGGCGGTTTATGACCTCAGCGAAGAAGCGGCATTGATGGCGATGGAGGAAAAGGAGGTGCCGCGAGAAATGATCATCGCGGCATTGCGCAGTGGTGTGATTGAACGGAAAATTCAGGTGCTGCTCTGCGGTTCTGCTTTGCATGGAATCGGCGTGCAACCTTTGATGACAGCGGTTGGTAACTTTCTACCTAGCCCCCTCGATCGCCCACCCGTAGAAGGTATCGATCCTAAGAAACCAGAGACGACACTCATAAGAAAACCTGACCCAAGCGAACCGTTCTGCGGCCTGGTGTTTAAAATTTTGCCTGCCAAGACGGGCGACAATTATTGGATTCGTGTCTACAGCGGCGTGCTCAAGCAAAACTCACGCGTCCAATGCCCTAACCGAAACAAGAAAGAAAACATTGCTCAGATTTGGCAAATTCATGCCACCAAGAAAGATCGAGACGGCCAAACGGATTCGGTAACCGCTGGCGATATCGCTTGCGTGATCGGTCCAAGATTCGCCATCACCGGCGATACGGTATGCGACTCGTCTGCCCTCATTGAACTGCCGAGCATCAATTTTGCTGAATCGGTGCTATCGATGGCAATCGAGCCTGAAAGCACCGCTGACAAAAAGAAGCTCGAAGAAGCACTCGACATGCTTCGACGCCAGGACCCGACCTTTCACGCTCAAGAAAACGAAGAGAGCGGACAAACACTCATTAGCGGCATGGGCGAATTGCACTTGGAAGTGATCCAGCATCGCTTGACCCGTGATTTTGGTCTGAACGTTAAGTTCTACAAGCCACGAGTGAATTACCGCGAAACGATCGGGGGCTCTGCGGATGTGGTGGGTGTTTGCAATCGACAAATGGGTGCCACTCAGATGTTCGCGCGACTTAGCGTGAAGATTTCTCCACTGGATAATCCGTCAGCTCCGGTCTTGGTCTTCGACCGACTTCCGCCCGACGCGCCGATCAGCAACACCGTTCGCGATGCCGCGATGAATGAACTTCGCGAGCGTGCCGCGGGCGGTGGACTGCTTGCCGGGTTTCCGCTTTCGGGGGTAAAGCTCGAAGCGTACGCTGCGGAAGTTGCCGAAGAGGGATCCGATGAAATTGCATTCCGTATTGCTGCGGGTGATGCGTTTGACCGCGGACTCGAGGAAGCAGGCCCCGTACTGCTTGAACCGGTTATGAAGGTTGAAGTGACAACACCGGACAACTACATGGGCGAACTGGTGGGTGACCTGCAGCAACGCCGAGCCATCATTGCGGGGACGGAAAGCCGTGGTGAAATGACAGTGATCACGGCGCATGCGCCGCTGAAAGAAATGTTTGGCTACAGCGGAGCGGTGCGAAGTTTGTCCCAGGGTCGAGCCGGCAGCAGCATGGAACCGCTGGGCTATCAACCGGCTCCCAAAGCCGATGCGGATGCATTCTTGATGTAG
- the hisA gene encoding phosphoribosylformimino-5-aminoimidazole carboxamide ribotide isomerase yields MPWFLHLNARGHLPVTFFRPCIDLHDGQVKQIVGGTLRDDNQHLVENHVAKQPPEWFARKYCLDQLTGGHVIKLGPGNEEAAKAALSAYPDGLQIGGGITCENAASWIDAGASHVIVTSWLFSDTGKLEYDRLASLVAAVGKQRVVIDLSCRRTSDDDDHPSWHVAMNRWQTITELAITYENLNQLSDFADEFLIHAADVEGLCGGVDEKLVELLGGWAGLPMTYAGGVASLEDIEFIDRVSGSKLDVTVGSALDLFGGTGVTYEELLRWNQRTKNPI; encoded by the coding sequence TTGCCCTGGTTCCTTCATCTTAACGCCCGAGGCCACCTGCCCGTGACATTCTTTCGTCCTTGCATCGACTTGCACGATGGCCAAGTTAAGCAAATCGTCGGCGGAACTCTTCGAGACGACAACCAGCATTTGGTCGAGAATCACGTTGCCAAGCAGCCGCCCGAGTGGTTTGCGCGAAAATACTGCCTAGATCAGCTCACCGGTGGTCACGTCATCAAACTTGGCCCGGGAAATGAAGAAGCCGCCAAAGCTGCTCTGTCTGCATATCCGGATGGCCTGCAAATCGGTGGAGGCATCACCTGCGAAAACGCAGCGTCTTGGATCGACGCGGGGGCGAGCCATGTCATCGTGACATCGTGGTTATTTAGCGATACGGGAAAACTGGAATACGACCGCTTGGCTAGCCTAGTCGCCGCAGTCGGAAAACAACGTGTTGTGATTGATTTGAGTTGCCGCCGAACGAGCGACGACGATGATCACCCGAGTTGGCACGTGGCAATGAACCGCTGGCAAACGATCACGGAGCTTGCCATCACTTACGAAAACCTCAACCAATTATCTGATTTCGCCGACGAATTTTTGATTCACGCAGCCGACGTCGAAGGCCTGTGTGGAGGCGTGGACGAGAAGCTAGTCGAACTGCTCGGCGGATGGGCTGGCCTTCCCATGACTTATGCCGGCGGCGTGGCCTCACTAGAAGACATCGAGTTCATTGACCGCGTCAGCGGCTCGAAGCTTGATGTGACCGTCGGCAGTGCCCTAGACCTGTTCGGTGGAACCGGGGTCACGTATGAAGAATTACTACGCTGGAATCAGCGCACGAAAAACCCGATTTGA
- a CDS encoding polyketide synthase, with amino-acid sequence MPTSPASSGYLDPRLTQLLEGLRHRVRRYVVWDSVLALAAVVLTAFWLGLALDYLPVVMGGTEMPWLARLLLLVVVAVVLVFIATKMLFGRLNRPLPDDSLALLVERHHPDLGGRLVTAVQLNRPGRDGDSHSAKLLRHVHDEAADAIDRVDPAKVFRLEPLIRKAMIVAPLLLMAVLMLVISPQAFGRAASRLTLLSDEPWPRRAHLEMVGVELPVVTAADNQNAEPQLVAFENKVVRLPRGSSGSLRIRAKADGDAELPVVCTVYYQTIPSDNASNANSAAGVVSSGQTNMRRVGRVIDGYQSFLLDGPPLASLSDSVEFYVRGLDDRLDGFRIEAVTPPAVADMKVRVRYPQYLQSDPVAASTGDRPDWDLESSYQSGLRVAEGSDVTLVATSSMPLGDADVMVKSINEQPVPFTTEYSDDRTELRLRINNFTNATTVSIVPRDVSGISAQAPYRYFLGVVLDEPPELKMKLIGIGSAVTPIAKIPVEASVIDDYGVQRLVVSVTPTKAGEEQPETGADDEVSLQVASRTPGIDRDGDAKTELDLRDLIANGELPELVPDDAINVIGEASDRYNLSGNHLTRSEIFRLQVVTPEKLLALLERRELALRARLEQTIDETRNLRDALSLLQRGFDSEKPTSTPDAEESTASDNQADTDEVRKNQVRRLRVQQSGLQASKTSEELSGIAASLEDLLLEMVNNRVDSVDRRERIGVGVRDPLRRIVEVPLAKLSEQIVDVERLIGDDEAAKSKTRDAVTTAEDVLLQLTAVLDKMLDLESYNEILDMVRGLIDDQDELLEDTKSERKKRVLDLFQ; translated from the coding sequence ATGCCGACTTCGCCCGCATCCTCAGGTTATCTCGATCCGCGATTGACGCAATTGCTGGAAGGATTGCGTCATCGAGTCCGCCGATATGTCGTGTGGGATTCGGTGCTCGCTCTCGCTGCGGTTGTATTGACTGCGTTTTGGCTGGGCCTAGCACTGGATTACTTGCCGGTTGTGATGGGCGGAACCGAGATGCCTTGGTTGGCTCGGCTCTTGTTGCTAGTCGTTGTGGCAGTTGTTCTTGTCTTTATCGCGACCAAGATGTTGTTTGGACGACTGAATCGACCGTTGCCCGATGATTCGCTTGCTTTACTAGTGGAACGGCACCACCCCGACCTGGGCGGTCGTCTGGTGACTGCGGTGCAATTGAATCGGCCCGGTCGTGACGGGGATTCCCATTCCGCGAAATTGCTTAGGCACGTTCACGACGAGGCGGCGGATGCCATTGACCGAGTCGATCCCGCGAAAGTGTTTCGTTTAGAGCCGCTCATTCGAAAGGCAATGATTGTGGCACCGCTATTGTTGATGGCGGTCCTGATGCTGGTGATTAGCCCCCAAGCGTTTGGTCGGGCTGCATCTCGGCTGACGTTGTTGTCCGACGAACCTTGGCCGCGTCGGGCTCATTTGGAAATGGTCGGCGTGGAATTGCCTGTTGTGACAGCCGCCGACAATCAAAACGCCGAGCCGCAACTCGTGGCCTTTGAAAACAAAGTCGTCAGGCTACCTCGCGGCAGTAGTGGTTCGCTTCGCATTCGCGCCAAAGCCGACGGCGATGCTGAGTTGCCCGTTGTGTGCACGGTCTACTACCAAACCATTCCAAGCGACAATGCCTCGAACGCCAATTCAGCAGCGGGCGTTGTTTCGAGCGGTCAAACCAACATGCGCAGAGTCGGTCGGGTGATTGATGGTTATCAGTCGTTTTTGCTTGACGGTCCACCGCTGGCCAGCCTTAGCGATTCGGTTGAGTTTTACGTGCGTGGATTGGACGATCGCTTAGACGGCTTTCGAATCGAAGCGGTGACGCCGCCAGCGGTAGCCGACATGAAGGTTCGCGTTCGGTATCCCCAGTACTTGCAAAGCGATCCTGTGGCTGCATCAACCGGCGATCGACCCGATTGGGATTTGGAGTCGTCGTATCAATCTGGTTTGCGTGTCGCCGAGGGAAGTGATGTGACTTTGGTAGCGACAAGCAGCATGCCACTTGGTGACGCCGACGTGATGGTTAAGTCCATCAATGAACAGCCGGTGCCGTTCACGACGGAGTATTCCGACGACCGAACTGAGTTGCGTCTTCGAATCAACAATTTCACCAACGCGACGACTGTGTCGATCGTGCCACGTGATGTCAGCGGGATTTCTGCTCAAGCGCCTTATCGGTACTTCCTGGGGGTAGTTCTTGATGAGCCGCCTGAACTCAAAATGAAGTTAATCGGGATCGGCTCTGCTGTTACCCCGATCGCTAAGATTCCTGTCGAAGCCAGCGTGATCGACGACTACGGCGTGCAGCGACTGGTGGTGTCGGTGACTCCCACAAAGGCAGGTGAGGAACAACCCGAAACTGGTGCCGACGATGAAGTTTCGCTTCAAGTGGCTTCACGAACACCTGGAATCGACCGTGATGGAGATGCAAAGACCGAACTCGATCTGCGTGATTTGATCGCCAACGGCGAGCTGCCCGAGCTGGTTCCCGATGATGCGATCAACGTGATTGGCGAAGCATCCGATCGCTACAATCTAAGTGGCAACCACCTCACTCGCAGTGAAATTTTTAGGCTGCAGGTTGTGACTCCTGAAAAGTTGCTCGCGCTTTTGGAGCGGCGGGAGTTGGCGCTGCGTGCGCGACTTGAGCAGACCATCGACGAGACCCGCAACTTGCGAGATGCACTGAGTCTGCTGCAGCGAGGTTTCGATAGCGAGAAACCTACTTCAACGCCCGATGCAGAGGAATCAACGGCCAGCGACAATCAAGCCGACACCGATGAGGTTCGCAAGAACCAAGTTCGCCGATTGCGAGTCCAGCAATCCGGCCTGCAGGCTAGCAAGACTTCGGAGGAGTTGTCTGGTATCGCAGCGTCTTTGGAAGACTTGTTGTTGGAAATGGTCAACAACCGAGTCGATAGTGTCGACCGTCGCGAACGTATTGGCGTCGGCGTTCGCGATCCTCTCCGCCGAATCGTCGAAGTGCCCCTGGCCAAGCTCAGCGAACAGATCGTGGATGTCGAGCGATTGATTGGTGACGATGAAGCGGCAAAGTCGAAAACGCGTGATGCCGTTACCACGGCCGAAGACGTGTTGCTGCAGCTTACCGCTGTGCTCGACAAAATGCTTGATCTGGAAAGTTACAACGAAATCTTGGACATGGTTCGTGGTTTGATCGACGATCAAGATGAACTGCTTGAAGACACCAAGTCCGAACGAAAGAAACGCGTGCTGGATTTATTCCAATGA
- the rpsG gene encoding 30S ribosomal protein S7 has translation MGRITSSKSQMKGDPRFNSMLASKFINCLMLDGKKTTAQRVFYDALDEIAKRKEVPDQEPIEVFEAAIENIKPYIEVRSKRVGGASYQVPMQVNRSRQQSLAFRWLLGAVRDKKGRPMHLKLADELLAAYKKEGVAYTKRENTHRMADANKAFAHFAW, from the coding sequence ATGGGACGTATCACTTCCAGCAAAAGCCAAATGAAGGGTGACCCTCGGTTCAACTCGATGCTGGCTAGCAAGTTCATCAACTGCTTGATGCTCGATGGCAAGAAGACCACTGCTCAACGTGTTTTCTACGATGCGCTCGATGAGATTGCCAAGCGTAAGGAAGTGCCCGATCAGGAACCTATCGAGGTCTTCGAGGCTGCGATCGAGAACATTAAGCCCTACATCGAAGTTCGCAGCAAGCGAGTCGGTGGTGCAAGCTACCAAGTGCCGATGCAAGTGAACCGCTCACGCCAACAAAGCCTTGCGTTCCGTTGGTTGCTTGGTGCCGTTCGTGACAAGAAGGGCCGTCCGATGCACTTGAAGCTTGCCGACGAATTGTTGGCTGCCTACAAGAAGGAAGGTGTTGCCTACACCAAACGCGAAAACACGCACCGTATGGCCGATGCTAACAAGGCGTTCGCTCACTTCGCTTGGTAA
- the rpsL gene encoding 30S ribosomal protein S12, with protein sequence MPTINQLVRKRRKLKKSQSKSPVLEKCPHKQGVCLQVRTMTPKKPNSALRKISRVRLSNGKEVTVYIPGEGHNLQEHSIVLIRGGRVRDLPGVRYQVVRGSRDALGVDGRKQSRSRYGVKKK encoded by the coding sequence ATGCCAACGATCAATCAACTCGTCCGCAAACGCCGTAAGCTCAAAAAGAGCCAAAGCAAGTCGCCTGTTCTCGAAAAATGCCCCCACAAGCAAGGCGTTTGTCTCCAGGTTCGGACGATGACCCCTAAGAAGCCTAACTCGGCTCTTCGGAAGATCTCGCGTGTTCGCTTGAGCAACGGCAAAGAAGTCACCGTTTACATCCCTGGTGAAGGTCACAACCTGCAAGAACACTCGATCGTTTTGATCCGTGGTGGTCGTGTTCGTGACTTGCCGGGTGTTCGCTACCAGGTCGTTCGCGGTTCACGTGACGCATTGGGCGTTGATGGCCGTAAGCAGTCCCGAAGCCGTTACGGCGTCAAGAAGAAGTAG
- a CDS encoding type IV pilin protein has protein sequence MASIALNSPSEPRAARTRKGFSLVELSVVVIIIGVLAAFGVPRLLQNVERSKASEAYNYLAAVRTAQERYYARQGTYAADFADLDMTQSAPTYFDNPTTFTASGGGDLETSWQLTLTRAGASSGYGAYTVTFNQDGFDSANSDIPAAINPSQT, from the coding sequence ATGGCATCAATCGCCCTCAATAGTCCTAGCGAGCCACGAGCCGCTCGCACCCGTAAGGGTTTTTCGCTCGTAGAACTTTCCGTCGTCGTGATCATCATCGGCGTTCTCGCAGCATTCGGAGTACCCCGCTTGCTACAGAACGTTGAGCGGAGCAAAGCTTCAGAAGCCTACAACTACTTAGCTGCCGTGCGAACCGCTCAAGAACGTTACTACGCGCGGCAGGGCACCTACGCAGCTGACTTTGCTGACTTGGATATGACCCAATCCGCACCAACGTACTTCGATAACCCGACAACCTTCACCGCTTCGGGCGGCGGAGATCTCGAAACGTCATGGCAACTGACCCTGACTCGCGCCGGTGCAAGCTCAGGTTACGGTGCTTACACGGTAACGTTCAATCAAGACGGTTTCGACTCAGCGAATAGCGATATTCCAGCAGCAATTAATCCGTCGCAAACCTAG
- a CDS encoding RNA polymerase sigma factor: MKATSPARDLPPICEGDAPWQHPLQACFEEFRGELLGTIYYTVGNRDDARDVMQEAFLKCWNHRDQLDGVENLRAWVFRIAINTARDARKTAWNRRRRSIDQATSFTQTGDIAERTAIEQEQLELLRHAIAGLSSEQRDVFLLRQNGQMTYEQIANAISVPVGTVKTRMRAALANLRASVESES, translated from the coding sequence ATGAAAGCCACGTCGCCAGCACGAGATTTGCCCCCGATCTGTGAGGGCGATGCGCCTTGGCAGCATCCGCTTCAGGCGTGCTTTGAAGAATTTCGAGGCGAGTTGCTTGGGACGATCTATTACACCGTTGGTAATAGGGATGACGCCCGCGACGTGATGCAGGAAGCTTTCTTGAAGTGTTGGAATCATCGCGACCAATTGGATGGAGTCGAAAACTTACGGGCGTGGGTTTTCCGCATTGCAATCAACACGGCTCGCGACGCTCGTAAGACCGCTTGGAACCGACGTCGCCGATCCATCGACCAAGCTACTTCGTTCACGCAAACGGGCGACATCGCGGAACGGACGGCGATCGAACAGGAACAATTAGAGTTGCTTCGACACGCTATCGCTGGGCTTTCGTCGGAACAACGAGACGTCTTTCTACTTCGCCAGAACGGACAAATGACGTATGAACAAATTGCCAATGCGATATCCGTTCCCGTCGGCACCGTTAAGACTCGTATGAGAGCTGCCCTTGCCAATCTTCGCGCTTCAGTGGAGAGTGAATCATGA